A single region of the Mycobacterium avium subsp. avium genome encodes:
- a CDS encoding MOSC domain-containing protein, giving the protein MDESTAARAAVPMRVEALLRYPVKSMLGETLDRLAVDEHGAQGDRRLALVDDETGHVASAKNPRLWRDLLTCTARADASGVRISLPDGMDVAADDPGVDELISRLTRRRVRLIARRPDGATLVRPDPEQLLERGLDAEVDGRILRISAATPGHSFTDEAPLHAITTATLQHIGVEALRYRPNLVIATPPGYPPYAENDWAGSEITVGEARLRVLTATSRCVVPTLEHGRLPRAPHALRIPAAENRLDTGGHGPQPCAGAYLAVLAEGVITVGDPVTVES; this is encoded by the coding sequence ATGGACGAGTCGACGGCCGCCCGCGCCGCGGTGCCGATGCGGGTCGAGGCCTTGCTGCGTTACCCGGTGAAGTCGATGCTGGGCGAAACGCTGGACCGGCTGGCGGTCGACGAGCACGGCGCCCAGGGCGACCGGCGGCTGGCGCTCGTCGACGACGAAACCGGACACGTCGCCAGCGCCAAGAATCCCCGGCTCTGGCGTGACCTGTTGACGTGCACCGCGCGCGCCGATGCGAGTGGGGTGCGCATCAGCCTGCCCGACGGGATGGACGTGGCCGCCGATGACCCCGGCGTCGACGAGTTGATCTCCCGGTTGACGCGGCGCCGGGTCCGGCTGATCGCGCGCCGCCCCGACGGCGCCACGCTGGTGCGCCCCGATCCGGAGCAGCTGCTCGAGCGCGGCCTCGACGCCGAGGTCGACGGCCGCATTCTGCGGATCTCCGCGGCCACCCCGGGTCATTCGTTCACCGACGAAGCCCCGCTGCATGCGATCACCACCGCCACCCTGCAGCACATCGGGGTGGAGGCGCTGCGCTACCGGCCCAACCTGGTGATCGCCACCCCGCCGGGCTATCCGCCGTATGCCGAAAACGATTGGGCGGGAAGCGAAATCACGGTCGGGGAGGCCAGGTTGCGGGTGCTGACTGCCACGTCGCGCTGCGTGGTTCCCACTCTCGAGCACGGCCGGCTGCCGCGGGCCCCGCACGCGCTTCGCATTCCCGCGGCCGAAAATCGTTTGGACACAGGCGGTCACGGCCCGCAGCCGTGCGCCGGGGCCTATCTGGCGGTGCTGGCCGAGGGGGTCATCACCGTCGGCGACCCGGTCACCGTCGAATCGTAG